A genomic segment from Canis lupus dingo isolate Sandy chromosome 23, ASM325472v2, whole genome shotgun sequence encodes:
- the ACKR2 gene encoding atypical chemokine receptor 2: MASTASPLPPTTEVASSENSSSFYDYEYYLDQVAFMLCRKDEVLAFGRIFLPIFYSLIFVLGLGGNLLLLVVLLRYIPRRRMTEVYLLNLAISNLLFVVTLPFWGISMAWHWVFGNFLCKMVSTLYTINFYSGIFFISCMSLDKYLEIVHAQPHHRLRTRAKSLLLAAMVWAMALAVSIPDMVFVRTHENPMGVWNCYADFGGHATIWKLFLRFQQNFLGFLLPLLVMIFFYSRIGSVLVRLRPPGQGRALRIVVALVVAFFVLWFPYNLTLFLHSLLDLQVFGECKVARHLDYAMQVTESIAFLHCCFTPILYAFSSRHFRQYLKAFLVTVLRRHQTPCPAQAPLSSCSESTSLTAQEEMTNMNNLGERQAEHSPNKNDMGKN; this comes from the coding sequence ATGGCCTCCACTGCCTCCCCTCTGCCGCCGACCACTGAGGTCGCCAGTTCTGAGAACAGCAGCTCCTTCTACGACTATGAGTATTACCTGGACCAGGTAGCCTTCATGCTCTGCAGGAAGGACGAAGTGCTGGCCTTTGGCAGGATCTTCCTGCCAATCTTCTACAGCCTGATCTTTGTGCTGGGTTTGGGCGGGAACCTCCTTCTTCTAGTGGTCTTGCTTCGGTATATACCTCGCAGGCGGATGACTGAAGTCTATCTGCTGAACCTGGCCATCTCCAACCTCCTGTTTGTGGTGACACTGCCTTTCTGGGGCATCTCCATGGCCTGGCATTGGGTCTTTGGGAATTTCTTGTGCAAGATGGTGAGCACCCTCTATACCATCAACTTCTACAGTGGCATCTTCTTCATTAGCTGCATGAGCCTGGACAAATACCTGGAGATCGTCCATGCTCAGCCTCACCACAGGCTGAGAACCCGGGCCAAAAGCCTGCTCCTGGCTGCCATGGTATGGGCGATGGCCCTGGCTGTCTCCATCCCCGACATGGTTTTTGTGCGGACACATGAAAACCCCATGGGTGTGTGGAACTGCTATGCAGATTTTGGGGGTCATGCGACCATCTGGAAGCTCTTCCTCCGTTTCCAGCAGAACTTCCTGGGGTTTCTCCTTCCACTCCTTGTCATGATCTTCTTCTACTCCCGCATTGGCTCTGTGCTGGTCAGGCTGAGGCCCCCAGGTCAGGGCCGGGCTCTAAGGATAGTCGTAGCCCTCGTGGTGGCGTTCTTTGTGCTGTGGTTCCCATACAACCTCACCTTGTTTCTGCACTCACTGCTGGACCTCCAAGTCTTTGGGGAATGCAAGGTTGCCCGACACCTGGACTATGCAATGCAGGTGACAGAGAGCATTGCCTTCCTTCACTGCTGCTTCACCCCCATTCTTTATGCTTTCTCCAGCCGCCACTTCCGCCAGTACCTGAAGGCTTTCCTCGTCACTGTGCTCAGGCGGCACCAGACACCTTGCCCTGCACAGGCCCCGCTGTCCAGCTGTTCTGAGAGTACCAGTCTTACTGCTCAAGAAGAAATGACCAACATGAATAACcttggggagaggcaggctgaaCACTCCCCCAACAAGAATGATATGGGAAAAAATTAA